AAGCTAAAATATTAGGTGTTATTTTAAATAATTCAGCACTACCACGTAATCATTACCATTACCAATACAAATAAGCCGCTTGTAAAATGAAGTATAGGATAAAAAAATGTCATACAAATCATAAAATACTTGTCTGGCACTTTTTATGTATACAGTTTTTTCTTTGTATAAAAATGATAGGTTCTATTTTAATAGAATAGAAAATTAGTAAATCTAAAAAACTTCCGAAAATAAATTCAAATTATTTGAATATATCAGATAAATAGAACATTATAATAAGTGAAAGCGCTCTCTAAAAATTTATTCCATTTTAGTATAGAATTACAACCAAGCTCGAGGGAGTGAGTTTTCAATAAAATTTAAGGGAGAGATTCTAGTATGATTTATGCAAATCCTAATACTGAAGGCGCAGTCGTAAATTTCAAAGAAAAATATGATAACTTTATTGGTGGCGAATGGGTAGCACCAGTCAAAGGTCAATACTTTGAAAATAAATCACCAGTAACGGGTAAAGTTTTTACGAAAGCAGCTCGTTCAACTGTTGAAGATATCGAATTAGCTTTAGATGCAGCACACGCAGCAAAAGATGCTTGGGGCAAAACTTCTGCAGCAGAACGTGCTAATATCTTAAATAAAATTGCAGATCGTATAGAAGAAAATTTAGAGATGATTGCTGTTGCTGAATCTTGGGATAATGGTAAAGCAGTTCGTGAAACATTAAACGCTGATATCCCTTTAGCTATTGATCACTTCCGTTATTTTGCAAGTGCAATTCGTGCGCAAGAAGGACATATTAGTCAATTAGATAATGATACAGTAGCCTATCATTTCCATGAGCCACTAGGCGTTGTGGGACAAATAATCCCTTGGAACTTCCCAATTCTAATGGCAGTTTGGAAAATTGCCCCAGCATTAGCAGCAGGTAACTGTGTGGTATTAAAACCAGCAGAACAAACTCCGGCTTCTATAATGGTTGTGATCGAATTAATCCAAGATTTATTACCAGCTGGTGTAGTCAACGTTGTGAATGGTTTTGGTATCGAAGTAGGTAAACCACTTGCTACAAGTCCACGTATTTCGAAGATTGCATTCACGGGATCAACTGCAGTAGGGCGCCAAATTATGCAATATGCAACTGAAAACATCATTCCTGTAACTCTCGAACTTGGTGGTAAATCACCAAACATTTTCTTTGAAGATGTCATGGAAAAAGACGATGAATTTTTAGATAAAGCAATCGAAGGATTGGTTATGTTTGCTTTAAACTCTGGTGAAGTTTGTACATGCCCTTCTCGTGCATTAGTTCAAGAATCTATTTATGAGCAATTCATTGCACGTGCATTGCAACGTGTTGAATCGATTAAAATCGGTAACCCACTTGATACAGATGTTATGATGGGTGCGCAAGCTTCTAATGAACAACAACAAAAAATCCTATCATATATTAAGCTCGGCAAAGAAGAAGGTGCTGAATGCTTAATTGGTGGTGAAGAAAACCAAATTGACGGTCTTGAAAATGGTTACTACATTAAACCAACTGTATTTAAAGGTCATAACAAAATGCGTATCTTCCAAGAAGAAATCTTCGGTCCAGTATTGGGTGTTACAACTTTTAAAGACTTCGATGAAGCAATTGAAATTGCAAATGATACTTTATATGGCTTGGGTGCAGGCGTTTGGTCTCGTTCAGGTGATCTAGCATATCGTGCTGGTCGTGCAATTCAAGCTGGCCGTGTTTGGACAAATACTTATCATCAATATCCAGCAGGTGCTGCATTTGGAGGTTACAAACAATCAGGCATTGGGCGTGAAAATCATGCAATGATGCTTGAACACTATCAACAAACAAAATGCTTATTTGTAAATTATAACCGTAACCCACAAGGATTCTTCTAAGCACTGAGGGAGGGAAGAACATGGTAGAACGTGTAATTGCAACAGATGAGGCACTTGCATTAATCCATCATATAAAAAGTATTCATGGACCTATCATGTTTTATCAATCTGGTGGCTGCTGTGATGGTTCGGCACCTATGTGCTATAGTAAAGGAGACTTTAAACTAGGCTCTGCAGATGAATATCTTGGATCAATAGGTGGTGTCCCATTCTATATGCATAGGAGTCAATATGATTATTGGAAACATACGCAACTAATTATTGATGCAGTGGAGGGGAGAGGTGCAACCTTTTCATTGGATAGTGTAGAGGAAAAGCATTTCATCACAAATTCACGGGTTTTTACAGATCAAGAATATGAAGAGATTAAAAAGCTACTATAAAAAATCTCCAGTCTTTATGACTGGAGATTTTTTCTTCTTTCAATCAGAAGAGAGATAAATTGAAAATTGATCTTATTGTTCGTGTTGCACATGATGTGTGTTCAACCACTCAACACCAAAGTCAACTAGTGGTCTCATAGGGATGATGCGTGTACGAGCCTGACCTAATTTTCCATAGTGAATAGATTTCCCATTTTGTACTTCAAACTCTTTTCCAATAGCGGGGAAACGTTCAGAATCTACATCTAACATATTATATGTAACCCATTGCCTTTTGCCGTTTATTAAAATTGCTGCACCTTGTTTGAAATAATATTTTTGATTGGCTAGATATTCAGAAAGGTGTAAAGCTGTACAGGAATCATAATTAACGCCGATTAACATGATTTTTACAGATGTTTGATACATTTTCCCAAGTGGTGATTCCAAACCAAAGGAGTTTTCAAGAGGATGATGACTCATCCAATTTTTCGCATTTTTACCCCATGCCATAAAAGAATGTGCAGGATGAGCACTTCGTATTGTATCAGAATGTCTTAAAAAACACTCCGCAATTTTCCCCATACCACGTAAGGGTGTTAAATGAGGATTATATGCCGGTATACTATCTCGAACGGGTTGTTGCCATGCTTCTGGTACAGGTGGTAAAGACCAATAGGAAGGCTCTGAGTTACCAGTAGATTGTGCTGGCATGACAATTGTGCCATTTGGCGTAATAACGTGCATTAATGCCTCTACTACAGCTTGTTCTGCCCCAGCAATCCACCCCATTTGACTAAGTGAAGAATGAACAATAATCGAATCTCCCTCTTGAATACCAAGTAAATGAAGCTGCCTTATTAAAGTTTCTTTAGATTGAAATTCATCTGTTTTTTGAATAATATCAAATTCTGTCATAGAGTATCACCTCGTTATTACTAATTATTATAGAAATAGGTATAATTTTCAATTACTAAGTATTAAATAATACATAGATTAAACAATTAGGTGGTGTGTCTGTGTCATTCTTTAACTTCCTTAAGCTTGTAGCACATAAAGTAGGGCTAGCATTTTAAATTTCAAAATCCTATTGTATTCAAATCATGAAATCAAAAACTATTAAGTAGTAGTTGTAATCAGTAACATTTCAAAGATGGGATCAGAAATTGAAATAGGTAGTGGAATTAAATGAATGGTGAAGGTAAAAAGTGAAGTGCTACACTTGTAACAAGTTGTACATTTACAGAACAACTTTGACAACAATTTTTAAGATAAATATCAAATCTTATATGAAAATTGTATGTCAAGAAACATTGGCACTGATTCTGTCGAATGTTTCATATGAAACATTCGACGAAGCTATTACTTTTTTTTACTATTTCGACTTGGATTAAATGCTTGTATTTTCAAGAATATATGACTAGCTGCTCATCTGAGATTAGAAGAGTT
This window of the Rummeliibacillus pycnus genome carries:
- a CDS encoding aminoglycoside N(3)-acetyltransferase, which encodes MTEFDIIQKTDEFQSKETLIRQLHLLGIQEGDSIIVHSSLSQMGWIAGAEQAVVEALMHVITPNGTIVMPAQSTGNSEPSYWSLPPVPEAWQQPVRDSIPAYNPHLTPLRGMGKIAECFLRHSDTIRSAHPAHSFMAWGKNAKNWMSHHPLENSFGLESPLGKMYQTSVKIMLIGVNYDSCTALHLSEYLANQKYYFKQGAAILINGKRQWVTYNMLDVDSERFPAIGKEFEVQNGKSIHYGKLGQARTRIIPMRPLVDFGVEWLNTHHVQHEQ
- a CDS encoding DUF779 domain-containing protein, with amino-acid sequence MVERVIATDEALALIHHIKSIHGPIMFYQSGGCCDGSAPMCYSKGDFKLGSADEYLGSIGGVPFYMHRSQYDYWKHTQLIIDAVEGRGATFSLDSVEEKHFITNSRVFTDQEYEEIKKLL
- the exaC gene encoding acetaldehyde dehydrogenase ExaC, translated to MIYANPNTEGAVVNFKEKYDNFIGGEWVAPVKGQYFENKSPVTGKVFTKAARSTVEDIELALDAAHAAKDAWGKTSAAERANILNKIADRIEENLEMIAVAESWDNGKAVRETLNADIPLAIDHFRYFASAIRAQEGHISQLDNDTVAYHFHEPLGVVGQIIPWNFPILMAVWKIAPALAAGNCVVLKPAEQTPASIMVVIELIQDLLPAGVVNVVNGFGIEVGKPLATSPRISKIAFTGSTAVGRQIMQYATENIIPVTLELGGKSPNIFFEDVMEKDDEFLDKAIEGLVMFALNSGEVCTCPSRALVQESIYEQFIARALQRVESIKIGNPLDTDVMMGAQASNEQQQKILSYIKLGKEEGAECLIGGEENQIDGLENGYYIKPTVFKGHNKMRIFQEEIFGPVLGVTTFKDFDEAIEIANDTLYGLGAGVWSRSGDLAYRAGRAIQAGRVWTNTYHQYPAGAAFGGYKQSGIGRENHAMMLEHYQQTKCLFVNYNRNPQGFF